The genomic window gtttgaagaaAACAGATGCTTGGCGATGTTTCACAAATCTATTGGTTATACATTAGAGGCTGAAAGTAGGGCTAACTAATTATTGACCAGAGTGGAGATGTCCTTAACTATGCATTGCTTATGtctccctccacacacacaggtactCAGAGCCGGCGTGCGGTCCGGGATCCGGCTGCAGAGCACCAGTGCTGCTGAAGCCAGTGCTTCAGCATCCTCCACCCACTCATCCCTCGGGTTCTCATTTGGTGGGTAAAGGCTGTTGAACTTTTACCTCATTGTAAACGCAACTGTACACTCACCcattatttcttgtttttctgtattaTATATGTTCTTGTATAAGACTTTAACTATAATTAGCTCACTGTCGGAGTGAAACGATGGGCCAGCACCTTGGTGCAACACGTTTTTGATATTGGAGGGTTTTGACTGTAAAAATTAGATGTACCCAAAGACACGGTGAAAGTTACAGTTTGATGCTCTGTAAGACTTTGACTAGTCAGGGACTTTAAGAATATTACTTTAAGTGTGTGTTGATTTGATCTTCTTGCTCCTCTCTGGCTCACAGAGATGACGGATCAGCAGAAGGAGTTCCAGCAGCTGGCGAGAAGGTTTGCACGTGAAGAGATCGTCCCTGCCGCAGCTGCTTATGACAGAAGTGGTGAAGTAAGTTTATCCTCAGGGTTTtgctgcagggaaaataaatgaatcattagTTGCGGTCCGAGCACAAAGATCTGCACAGGTCACATACACTGTACAATCTAAGGGCTACTGTATGCTGCATATAGGTTTTATTCTTGTTTGTTGAAGTctttattaatttctttaatatattatataatatctttgtgtttgttttacctcCCACCTCTGTGCTCCTATATCAAGTTAATTTCCTCTCTGGGATCAATGATGTCTTGTCATGTATTACACTGTGAATAAACTGTAACTCCAACATGTTGTGTCATTTTCAGTATCCTTTCCCCATCATCAAGAAAGCATGGGAGCTTGGTCTCATGAACAGTCACATTCCTCAGGAGTATGGTATGTTGTTCTCTTGCTCACTGACTATTTCAGAATTTCTTCCCAGGTGTCAGTGTCTCATCCCAGTTAAGTTTTGTAGATGTCCTGAACAGTAGTGAATGCTTAGTAAATATGTCCAGATTTGTCCTGGTGAAATAGCTCCTCTTTAAGTTTGTTAATGTGTTTAATCGTGTCGGTGGGGATTATTTCAGGTCAAcgtctgttttaaaacacagtgagagatgctgttattttctgtctctttgtattCAGGTGGAATGGGCTTGTCCATCTTCGACAGTTGCCTCATCACAGAGGAGTTGGCTTACGGCTGCACAGGAGTGCAGACCGCTATCGAGGCAAACTCTCTGGGAGTAAGTTGAGTTTTACTACAATTTATAACATCATTACTCCTGAGCAAGTCCATAATTCATCAAATTAATGTGGGTCCTGCTCAGTGTGGGTTCGTCTTAGTCacagcacacagacaaagaggTCAGGATGAACGAGGGAGAGACTtgattctctttcttttcaaactcttttgtttagttttttacatgttgaatttatatagtgatgttttaaaagcatttgGTATAATGCATTACATTGAATGTATTCCGAGGTCATcaagaagtaaaaataaaaaaggataaaagataaaaaaaaacgtaaTTTAGGTGATTAAATAACATCTTCTTTCTCCCACACAGCAAATGCCTGTTATTATTGCTGGCAGTGATGCTCAGAAGAGGAAATACCTGGGGAGGATGGCTGAGGAGCCTTTTATGTGTGTAAGTATTAAATTTTAGAAGATCattacatattttcttttattatagTTTCTGTATCCAGTAGGGCTGCAGGCATTGGCTTCCTGTGTTTGGAGAACTATAGACTCTTACATGTTGTAGTGATATTTTCTGGTCGTGACTCCAGCGAAAAGGTACGGCTCTGTCTTCCATCAGATCAGACAGTGCCTgactcctgtgtgtttgttctctgcAGGCGTATTGCGTCACTGAGCCGGGGGCAGGCTCCGACGTGTCCGGCATCAAGACGCGAGCTGTGAAGATGGGTGATGAGTATGTTGTTAACGGGCAGAAGATGTGGATCACAAACGGTGGGAAAGCCAACTGGTATGTGATCATTTATATTGCCGTTGATATACGCTCAGAATAAACAGTCACTTGACACTTTCGCACAACTGTGTTTTTGTCCCTAAAGGTcccaaatacaaaaacatctgtgtgttagTCTGAAAGTGGTTTAACCATGTatacatcttttattttcccagGTACTTCCTCCTGGCTCGTACCAACCCAGACCCCAAATGTCCAACCGGCAAGGCCTTTACTGGCTTCATCTTAGATGCTGACACTCCAGGAATTCAGGTTGGAAGGAAGGTGAGATGAGCCACATGATCTGGGATCGTACTACGGTTTAAATCTGTGAAATTTAGTTTAGCAAGTGAATGTACAGATTGAGTAGATAAAGACAGACAACATGGTTTTCAACACTGCTGCATGTTTGTAGGAGATGAACATGGGccagagatgttctgataccagAGG from Paralichthys olivaceus isolate ysfri-2021 chromosome 16, ASM2471397v2, whole genome shotgun sequence includes these protein-coding regions:
- the acadm gene encoding medium-chain specific acyl-CoA dehydrogenase, mitochondrial produces the protein MLLNKVLRAGVRSGIRLQSTSAAEASASASSTHSSLGFSFEMTDQQKEFQQLARRFAREEIVPAAAAYDRSGEYPFPIIKKAWELGLMNSHIPQEYGGMGLSIFDSCLITEELAYGCTGVQTAIEANSLGQMPVIIAGSDAQKRKYLGRMAEEPFMCAYCVTEPGAGSDVSGIKTRAVKMGDEYVVNGQKMWITNGGKANWYFLLARTNPDPKCPTGKAFTGFILDADTPGIQVGRKEMNMGQRCSDTRGITFEDVRIPKENVLIAEGAGFKIAMGAFDNTRPPVAAGATGLAQRALDEATHYALERKTFGKVIAEHQAVSFLLAEMAMKVELARMAYQRSAWEVDQGRRNTYFASIAKAFAGDIANQVATDAVQVFGGNGFNSEYPVEKLMRDAKIYQIYEGTAQIQRLIIARELLGKYKK